The proteins below come from a single Raphanus sativus cultivar WK10039 unplaced genomic scaffold, ASM80110v3 Scaffold0879, whole genome shotgun sequence genomic window:
- the LOC130503245 gene encoding uncharacterized protein LOC130503245, which translates to MEETNSVVCQKYSTPAAKKKSQSAAASRKSAPRGKTMYKHGAGPRCFINIEHRMTIEDGEPPSYTALARKIHTSKDGSFLDERTEELVLEVEQAVEEMLQEESPLGEGQTDSTAATNSKRFLLNQEYIKRGQTKKGTVYGLGSVQYKNSCPSVPIPVSLQRNLDVDMRITGFETNISEVKEDINTFKTEFNTFKTEVKDGCQQAKQLSTLFCKLSNLKLPLLPQLPNHFSLKLSHNLKVSPKLQFNLNISHKLKFSLRLIHNF; encoded by the exons ATGGAAGAAACAAACTCAG TAGTCTGTCAGAAGTATAGCACTCCGGCAGCAAAAAAGAAGAGTCAGTCAGCTGCAGCATCTCGCAAATCTGCTCCTAGAGGGAAGACGATGTACAAGCACGGTGCAGGCCCACGCTGTTTCATAAACATCGAGCATAGAATG ACGATTGAAGACGGTGAACCACCTTCATATACAGCCCTAGCGAGGAAGATACACACGAGCAAAGATGGTTCCTTCCTAGACGAACGTACGGAGGAACTGGTGCTGGAGGTTGAGCAAGCCGTTGAAGAGATGTTACAAGAAGAATCTCCACTTGGCGAAGGTCAAACTGACTCCACTGCTGCTACAAATTCAAAGCGCTTTCTTCTCAACCAAGAATACATCAAG AGAGGACAGACAAAGAAGGGTACAGTCTACGGCCTTGGCAGTGTTCAGTACAAGAACTCATGTCCTTCTGTGCCAATTCCTGTCTCACTTCAGCGCAATCTGGACGTCGACATGCGCATCACTGGCTTCGAGACCAACATTTCTGAAGTCAAGGAAGATATCAATACTTTCAAGACTGAATTCAACACTTTCAAGACTGAAGTCAAGGATGGATGTCAGCAAGCCAAGCAACTCTCAACATTATTCTGCAAACTCTCCAATCTCAAGCTTCCACTCCTGCCTCAACTGCCCAACCATTTCAGCCTCAAGCTCAGTCACAACCTCAAAGTCAGCCCCAAGCTCCAGTTCAATCTCAACATCAGTCACAAGCTCAAGTTCAGTCTACGGCTCATCCACAACTTCTAA
- the LOC130503244 gene encoding uncharacterized protein LOC130503244, translating into MACSTGTSNDPRRRPRPSRLQLPDMRQGRPRMTSSGPAAMDPSSAPPVFPGVVPPGAVPHAPTGSSSAVPAAPAPYVRRTEDALLRAPSRRNQQHLHPLRLNGALWFGVDPEVHAFIRETWQANFWGPWAIWTNVPPDKRDQWWHSFIVSISFPLFFPFSTINLLSNI; encoded by the exons ATGGCTTGTTCCACCGGAACCTCAAACGACCCCCGTCGTCGCCCCCGTCCATCCAGATTACAGCTCCCAG ATATGCGACAGGGGAGACCTAGAATGACTTCCTCGGGGCCTGCTGCCATGGACCCATCTTCTGCTCCGCCTGTCTTTCCTGGAGTTGTACCTCCTGGAGCTGTGCCTCACGCACCTACCGGCTCTTCAAGTGCAGTGCCTGCGGCTCCTGCCCCTTATGTCAGGAGAACAGAAGATGCTCTGCTACGTGCACCATCCCGACGTAACCAGCAACACCTCCATCCTCTAAGGCTCAATGGAGCATTGTG GTTCGGTGTGGATCCTGAAGTCCATGCTTTTATCCGAGAAACATGGCAGGCAAACTTCTGGGGACCTTGGGCAATCTGGACAAACGTTCCACCGGACAAGAGAGATCAGTGGTGGCATTCCTTTATTGTAAGTATCTCTTTCCCTCTCTTTTTCCCTTTCTCAACTATTAATTTACTTAGTAATATTTAA